The following proteins are co-located in the Nitrospira sp. genome:
- the murJ gene encoding murein biosynthesis integral membrane protein MurJ: protein MSTPAGSPPATNAQEDNHSVVKAAGMIGVATFSSRILGFIRDMVLARLFGATPAADAFFVAYRVPNLLRELFAEGSMSSAFIPVFTEYRTLKTQRDAWELASAVFTTLLTIVTGITLLGLIAAPGIVWLLAPGFHGDPAKLGLTTLLTRLMFPYLLFISMAALAMGILNSMRAFAAPAFSPVFFNIFIIGCAFFLSPTLPEPIFGVAAGVVAGGAAQFAMQLPGLKRRGMLFGFRWEPGHPGVRRIGRLMIPSLLGLSVTQINITVSTILASFFAGGPTYLFYGMRLIQFPLGIFGVALATAILPTLSAQAARGALDELRTTFGFGLRMILFIILPAMVGLILLRTPIVHLFFEHGTFTAHDTAETALAVLCYAVGLWAFGGVRIIVAAFYSMQDTKTPAISAAIAVGANLVFSLALMSFLGAAGLALATALAAMVNGGILIIVLNRRLGGVEWAKVGLSMGRAVLACLPLVAACWWAAGAEVWSRPDEWMAKTVMLTVAIGLSVTGYLGVHALLKSEELDVVWGMVKRKLGRVARG from the coding sequence ATGTCCACTCCAGCCGGATCGCCTCCCGCGACGAACGCCCAAGAAGACAATCACTCGGTGGTGAAAGCCGCCGGGATGATCGGCGTGGCGACCTTCTCCAGCCGCATCCTTGGATTTATCCGCGACATGGTGCTGGCCCGCCTGTTCGGGGCCACGCCGGCGGCCGACGCGTTCTTCGTGGCCTATCGCGTGCCGAATCTCTTGCGTGAACTGTTCGCCGAAGGCTCCATGTCTTCCGCCTTCATTCCGGTCTTCACCGAATATCGAACGCTGAAGACCCAGCGTGATGCGTGGGAGCTGGCCAGCGCGGTGTTCACGACGCTGCTCACGATTGTGACGGGCATCACCCTGCTCGGCCTCATCGCGGCGCCGGGCATCGTCTGGCTCCTGGCGCCGGGGTTTCACGGTGATCCGGCGAAGCTGGGCCTGACGACGCTGCTGACGCGGCTGATGTTTCCCTATCTCCTGTTCATCAGCATGGCCGCGCTGGCGATGGGCATTTTGAACTCGATGCGGGCGTTTGCCGCGCCGGCCTTTTCGCCGGTGTTCTTCAATATCTTTATCATCGGCTGCGCCTTCTTCCTGTCGCCGACGCTGCCGGAGCCGATTTTCGGTGTGGCGGCCGGGGTGGTGGCGGGCGGCGCGGCCCAATTCGCCATGCAGTTGCCGGGGCTGAAACGGCGCGGCATGCTGTTCGGCTTTCGCTGGGAGCCGGGCCATCCGGGCGTGCGCCGGATCGGGCGGCTGATGATTCCCTCGCTGCTGGGCCTCTCGGTGACGCAGATCAATATTACGGTGAGCACGATTCTCGCCTCATTTTTCGCGGGAGGCCCCACCTATCTGTTTTACGGGATGCGGCTGATTCAGTTTCCGCTGGGGATCTTCGGAGTCGCCTTGGCGACGGCGATTCTGCCCACGCTCTCGGCCCAGGCCGCGCGGGGCGCGCTGGATGAATTGCGCACGACGTTCGGGTTCGGCCTCCGCATGATCCTCTTCATCATCCTCCCGGCCATGGTGGGATTGATTCTGCTGCGCACGCCGATCGTGCATCTGTTTTTCGAGCACGGGACGTTCACCGCCCACGACACGGCGGAAACCGCCCTGGCGGTCCTGTGTTATGCCGTGGGGCTCTGGGCCTTCGGCGGAGTGCGGATCATCGTCGCGGCCTTCTACTCCATGCAAGATACCAAGACGCCGGCCATCTCTGCGGCCATCGCGGTCGGAGCCAACCTGGTGTTTTCCCTGGCGCTGATGTCCTTTCTCGGCGCGGCCGGGTTGGCGCTGGCGACCGCCTTGGCGGCGATGGTGAATGGCGGCATCCTGATCATAGTGTTGAACCGGCGGCTCGGCGGGGTGGAATGGGCCAAGGTCGGGCTCTCCATGGGCCGGGCGGTGCTTGCCTGTCTTCCGCTGGTGGCGGCCTGTTGGTGGGCGGCAGGCGCGGAGGTCTGGTCCCGGCCCGATGAATGGATGGCCAAAACGGTGATGCTCACGGTGGCCATCGGCTTGAGTGTAACCGGGTATCTCGGGGTCCACGCGCTGTTGAAGTCTGAAGAATTGGATGTGGTCTGGGGGATGGTGAAACGGAAACTTGGGCGAGTGGCACGAGGCTAG
- a CDS encoding cytochrome P450 — MPDPVQPFSLVDVPGGAPLLGHLRAFKQRPLETMAAWWRQHGDALRFRLGPKTIHLLSHPDLADEILVQQADRFVKVYDPRRPDGLALVLGNGLVTSSGEVWKRHRRIIQPVFHRSRMAAMADRMAQVGEQRLAGWAEKAGQPVDIAAEMMQLALEVISQTMFTTSVAHHIDQINHALRVSLKYAFDSFHNPLHLPLWVPTARNREFRAALQFMDGLIYGLLAERRRSGTQHDDLLDLLLQARDEDTGAGLSDQELRDEALTIFAAGHETTANALAWAWYLLATHPEAKARFHEEVDRVLQGRTPTADDLPHLPYTRAVFDEALRLYPPAPAIQRKAATNATVGGLSLPAGALVLVGVYNLHRHPAYWRDPERFLPERWLDGERPAARCAYLPFGAGPRACVGTHFATVEGPLLLALIGRRYDLRLVQEHVEPELMVTLRPKGGIRMTIQPRHAPVRSTA; from the coding sequence ATGCCGGATCCGGTTCAGCCCTTCTCGCTCGTCGATGTTCCAGGCGGCGCCCCTCTGCTCGGCCACCTGCGCGCATTCAAGCAACGCCCGTTAGAGACGATGGCGGCCTGGTGGCGCCAGCACGGCGATGCCCTGCGCTTCAGGCTCGGCCCCAAGACTATCCACCTCCTCAGCCATCCCGATCTCGCCGACGAGATTCTGGTCCAGCAAGCCGACCGCTTCGTGAAAGTGTACGACCCTCGGCGGCCGGACGGCCTCGCGCTGGTCCTGGGCAATGGATTGGTGACCAGTTCCGGCGAGGTCTGGAAGCGGCACCGGCGCATCATCCAGCCGGTCTTTCACCGCTCCCGGATGGCGGCCATGGCCGACCGGATGGCGCAGGTCGGCGAGCAGCGGCTCGCCGGGTGGGCGGAGAAGGCGGGACAGCCGGTCGACATTGCCGCAGAAATGATGCAGCTGGCCCTGGAAGTGATCTCCCAAACCATGTTCACGACCAGCGTGGCCCACCATATCGATCAGATCAACCATGCCCTGCGTGTGAGCCTGAAATACGCGTTCGACTCGTTTCACAACCCGCTGCACCTGCCCCTGTGGGTGCCGACCGCGCGCAACCGTGAATTTCGCGCAGCCTTGCAGTTCATGGATGGACTGATCTATGGCTTGCTTGCCGAGCGGCGCCGAAGCGGGACACAGCATGACGACCTCCTGGATCTGCTGCTCCAGGCTCGCGATGAGGACACCGGGGCCGGGCTGAGCGATCAGGAGCTGCGCGACGAGGCCCTGACCATCTTCGCGGCAGGGCACGAGACCACCGCGAACGCGCTGGCCTGGGCGTGGTACCTCCTCGCCACCCATCCGGAGGCGAAGGCACGGTTTCACGAGGAAGTGGACCGGGTTCTTCAGGGGCGGACGCCAACCGCCGACGATCTGCCACACCTCCCCTATACACGCGCGGTATTCGATGAAGCGCTCCGGTTATATCCGCCGGCCCCGGCCATCCAGCGCAAGGCGGCGACCAACGCCACCGTCGGCGGGCTGTCACTGCCGGCCGGCGCGCTCGTCCTTGTCGGGGTGTACAACCTGCACAGGCATCCGGCCTACTGGCGCGACCCGGAACGATTTCTGCCGGAGCGATGGCTGGACGGCGAACGGCCGGCAGCCCGCTGCGCCTATCTCCCGTTCGGCGCGGGGCCGCGGGCCTGCGTGGGGACGCACTTCGCGACGGTGGAAGGGCCGCTGCTCCTGGCGCTGATCGGCCGCCGTTATGACCTGCGACTAGTCCAGGAGCACGTCGAACCTGAACTCATGGTGACCCTGCGACCCAAAGGCGGCATCCGCATGACGATCCAGCCACGGCACGCGCCGGTCAGATCCACTGCCTAA
- a CDS encoding methylated-DNA--[protein]-cysteine S-methyltransferase, whose protein sequence is MGQREQRRAIVFQSPWGWMGISETDKGIDGIGLPKKSKRAVEDALGKQSAPPFVSAATARLKAAQQQLIEYLEGTRQTFDLPLDLSHGTAFQRKVWRTLLQVPYAKLRSYQWVAARVGGPQYARAVGNAVGANPLPIVVPCHRIVAQDATLGGFSGGLPTKRKLLTLEGTLAQLQRGRT, encoded by the coding sequence ATGGGGCAGCGAGAACAGCGGCGAGCGATCGTGTTTCAGTCCCCTTGGGGCTGGATGGGGATTTCGGAGACGGACAAGGGCATCGACGGTATTGGTCTGCCGAAAAAGTCGAAGCGGGCGGTGGAGGATGCGTTGGGCAAACAATCCGCTCCGCCCTTCGTGAGCGCGGCGACGGCCCGGCTGAAGGCCGCGCAGCAGCAGCTGATTGAATATCTGGAGGGCACCAGGCAGACGTTCGACCTGCCGCTCGATCTGTCCCATGGCACCGCCTTTCAGCGCAAGGTCTGGCGGACGCTGTTGCAGGTGCCCTATGCGAAGCTCCGTTCCTACCAATGGGTGGCCGCTCGCGTGGGCGGGCCGCAGTATGCCCGCGCAGTCGGCAATGCGGTGGGCGCCAATCCGCTGCCGATCGTGGTGCCCTGCCATCGCATCGTGGCGCAGGATGCGACGTTGGGCGGATTTTCCGGCGGGCTGCCGACAAAGCGCAAACTGCTCACGCTCGAAGGCACGCTGGCGCAACTGCAACGCGGACGGACGTGA
- the dtd gene encoding D-aminoacyl-tRNA deacylase → MKAILQRVTSASVEVDGALVGKIGTGLLVLLGVAKGDGEADGRYLVEKLRTFRIFSDEQGKMNRSLVDVGGSVLLVSQFTLLGRTTNGRRPSFEDAAPPDEAKRLYEQVAADLRALGTPVETGVFAAHMQVSLVNDGPVTFTLDSRDRPSS, encoded by the coding sequence ATGAAGGCGATTCTTCAGCGGGTCACGAGCGCCTCAGTTGAAGTCGATGGGGCGCTCGTCGGGAAGATTGGGACGGGATTACTGGTGCTTTTGGGCGTGGCCAAGGGCGATGGGGAGGCGGATGGCCGCTACCTTGTCGAGAAGCTCCGGACCTTCCGAATCTTTTCCGACGAGCAAGGGAAGATGAACCGGTCGCTGGTGGATGTCGGCGGGTCGGTTCTGCTGGTCTCGCAATTCACGCTGCTGGGCCGCACAACGAACGGGCGGCGCCCCAGCTTCGAGGATGCCGCGCCTCCCGACGAAGCCAAGCGCCTCTATGAGCAGGTAGCGGCGGACTTGCGGGCCTTGGGGACGCCGGTCGAAACCGGGGTGTTTGCCGCCCATATGCAGGTGTCGCTCGTGAACGACGGGCCGGTCACGTTCACGCTCGACAGCCGGGATCGGCCCTCATCGTAG
- a CDS encoding TPM domain-containing protein, with translation MATGKQAALSAAERERIRQAVHAAEQRTNAEIVPMIVARSGLYRDAQHWVGLIAALATLAALLTIEVSWVPWGWHASNAAWLVLAVTLAYVGGTWIGTWPPVIRLLTSPARMRHKVVLRAERAFAQQAVSQTRERTGVLIMLSILERQIYVLPDRSLAGLVSAERWQQVVQAAVERLQGGNIAEGLAQAVAACGAVLAEACPGRPGNNPNELPDEPIQEG, from the coding sequence GTGGCGACTGGTAAACAGGCCGCGTTGTCGGCAGCAGAGCGGGAGCGCATCCGGCAGGCAGTCCATGCAGCCGAGCAGCGGACCAACGCGGAAATCGTGCCGATGATCGTCGCCCGGTCCGGGCTCTACCGCGACGCTCAACATTGGGTGGGGCTGATCGCCGCGTTGGCCACCTTGGCTGCGTTACTGACCATCGAGGTCTCCTGGGTGCCTTGGGGCTGGCACGCCTCGAATGCCGCCTGGCTGGTGCTCGCCGTCACGCTCGCCTATGTGGGCGGGACCTGGATCGGGACGTGGCCGCCGGTCATCCGCCTGCTCACCTCCCCCGCTCGCATGCGGCACAAGGTCGTGCTGAGAGCCGAGCGGGCCTTTGCGCAACAGGCCGTCTCGCAGACGCGTGAGCGCACCGGCGTGTTGATCATGCTGTCGATCTTGGAGCGGCAGATCTACGTCTTGCCGGATCGTTCCTTAGCGGGGCTGGTGTCGGCGGAACGATGGCAGCAGGTGGTACAAGCGGCGGTGGAGCGGTTGCAGGGCGGGAACATTGCCGAAGGATTGGCGCAAGCCGTCGCCGCCTGTGGTGCGGTGCTTGCCGAAGCCTGCCCCGGCCGCCCCGGCAACAACCCCAACGAATTGCCGGATGAACCGATTCAGGAAGGATAG
- the mtgA gene encoding monofunctional biosynthetic peptidoglycan transglycosylase, which yields MAKPPRRRTFARLLAWAILLTGIPLSLLAFSWLLTLPDVSALATANPGPTALMEHRQEMSRAERRPVARQWTWVPLAQISPHLQHAVIAAEDASFFIHEGFDWEGIKDAAIHNLEAGEMKRGGSTITQQLAKNLYLSSERSMLRKAREALITRSLEHHLTKERILELYLNVAEWGNGVYGAEAAARHHFGKAAQELTPDEAAWLAAMLPSPRRYDPLRKTASLTKRHLRIAKSMNKIPTISSGR from the coding sequence ATGGCCAAGCCCCCCAGACGCCGGACCTTCGCGCGCCTCCTGGCGTGGGCCATCTTGTTGACCGGGATACCGCTGAGTCTGCTCGCCTTCTCCTGGCTGCTGACGCTCCCGGATGTCTCGGCTCTCGCCACCGCGAATCCCGGCCCGACCGCGCTCATGGAACATCGCCAGGAGATGAGCCGTGCGGAGCGCCGCCCGGTGGCACGGCAATGGACCTGGGTGCCGCTCGCGCAGATTTCCCCCCATCTGCAGCATGCCGTCATCGCAGCGGAAGACGCTTCGTTCTTCATCCACGAAGGATTCGATTGGGAAGGCATCAAGGATGCGGCCATTCACAATCTCGAAGCCGGGGAGATGAAACGGGGCGGCAGCACCATCACGCAGCAACTGGCGAAGAATCTCTACCTGTCGTCTGAACGGTCGATGCTGCGCAAGGCGCGCGAAGCGCTGATCACACGCTCCCTCGAGCACCATCTGACCAAGGAACGGATTCTCGAACTCTATTTGAACGTCGCCGAATGGGGGAACGGTGTGTACGGGGCGGAAGCGGCGGCCCGCCATCATTTCGGCAAAGCGGCGCAGGAACTGACGCCCGACGAAGCGGCCTGGCTGGCGGCGATGTTGCCCTCCCCGCGCCGCTACGATCCGCTCCGCAAGACCGCCTCGCTGACCAAGCGCCATCTGCGCATTGCGAAGAGCATGAACAAGATCCCGACCATCTCTTCGGGGCGTTGA
- a CDS encoding peptidylprolyl isomerase, translating to MTPDRKPMFPLPETQISAGLAVLLGGALWLLAGCAPPQDDAVLALVNGRTITQVEFDIRWNELSEATRARYSKEGGKRRFLDELITRELLMQEARRQGLDQNDVIRDRTQRYKEQLILDELLKERLREKVDLTPAELAAYYDKHANELLAPLKVQVSQMLLPNLPAAKDLKKQIETGGDFAKFAQRYSLDEKTKAKGGDLGPYRKSALDPEVDAVVHTLKPGVISEPIKTEAGYYLIKVSPLDQATIQADFATRERLRQELLADKRRKRFEDVISDIRTKATVRLAEGSRYIAEDTGTP from the coding sequence ATGACACCAGACCGCAAACCCATGTTTCCGCTCCCCGAGACACAGATATCGGCCGGCCTCGCCGTCCTGCTGGGCGGCGCCCTCTGGCTGCTGGCCGGCTGCGCGCCGCCACAAGACGACGCCGTGCTGGCCCTCGTGAACGGCCGCACCATCACGCAAGTCGAATTCGATATCCGCTGGAACGAACTCTCCGAGGCCACCCGCGCGCGCTACAGCAAGGAAGGCGGCAAACGCCGCTTCCTCGACGAATTGATCACGCGCGAACTGCTGATGCAGGAGGCCAGGCGCCAGGGCCTGGACCAGAACGATGTCATTCGCGACCGCACTCAGCGCTATAAAGAACAGCTGATTCTCGACGAACTCTTGAAAGAACGGCTCCGCGAAAAGGTGGACCTGACGCCGGCGGAACTCGCGGCCTATTACGACAAGCACGCCAATGAACTGCTCGCGCCGCTCAAAGTCCAAGTGTCCCAGATGTTGCTGCCGAATTTGCCGGCCGCCAAGGATTTGAAGAAGCAAATCGAGACCGGAGGCGATTTCGCCAAGTTCGCGCAGCGCTACTCCCTCGACGAGAAAACCAAAGCGAAGGGCGGCGACCTGGGTCCCTATCGGAAAAGCGCGCTCGATCCGGAGGTGGATGCCGTCGTCCACACCCTGAAGCCCGGCGTGATCAGCGAACCGATCAAAACCGAGGCCGGCTATTACCTGATCAAAGTGAGTCCGCTCGACCAGGCGACGATCCAGGCCGATTTCGCCACACGCGAGCGCCTCCGCCAGGAACTGCTGGCCGACAAGCGGCGCAAGCGGTTCGAGGACGTCATTTCCGATATCCGCACCAAAGCCACGGTGCGCCTCGCCGAAGGGTCCCGCTACATCGCCGAAGACACGGGCACCCCCTAA
- the yihA gene encoding ribosome biogenesis GTP-binding protein YihA/YsxC has protein sequence MKILSAEFIKSCVAPEHFPQGDIPEIAIVGRSNVGKSSLINSLLNRKGLAKVSRTPGKTRAVNLFLITTSDPGLAKFYLVDLPGYGFARISKSIRAEWGPLIDAYLTDQPSLLGVVQLVESRVVTEQDRQTVAWLRSIGRDPLVVATKVDKLKPSERVRTLRETHRELALPEGQMLIPYSIVTGEGRDHLWGVLRDLAKT, from the coding sequence ATGAAAATCCTCTCGGCTGAGTTTATCAAAAGTTGCGTGGCCCCAGAACATTTTCCGCAGGGCGACATTCCCGAGATCGCCATCGTCGGGCGGTCGAATGTCGGGAAGTCCTCCCTGATCAATTCCCTGTTGAACCGGAAAGGCTTGGCCAAAGTCAGCCGGACGCCGGGGAAAACTCGAGCCGTGAATTTGTTCCTGATCACGACCTCGGACCCGGGGCTGGCGAAGTTTTACCTGGTGGATCTGCCGGGGTACGGGTTCGCCAGGATCTCCAAGTCGATCCGCGCCGAGTGGGGGCCGCTGATCGATGCCTATCTGACGGACCAGCCGTCGCTGCTCGGCGTGGTGCAGCTGGTCGAAAGCCGGGTGGTGACCGAACAGGACCGTCAGACGGTGGCCTGGCTGCGCTCCATCGGGCGCGATCCGCTGGTGGTGGCCACGAAAGTCGATAAGCTCAAGCCGAGCGAGCGGGTCCGCACGCTCCGTGAGACCCATCGCGAGCTGGCGCTGCCGGAAGGGCAGATGCTGATTCCCTATTCCATTGTGACCGGAGAGGGGCGGGATCATCTCTGGGGCGTGCTCAGGGATTTGGCGAAAACTTGA
- a CDS encoding isoaspartyl peptidase/L-asparaginase family protein, translating to MKPIRPLLLAHGGAGLRRMTAVQADCLTAALQIGYHWLDHGAPALTAVEQTIRVLEQSGLFNAGRGSHLQLDGVRRMDASIMEGRELLAGAVASIEGILHPISAARLVMEQTPHVLLVGKPASAFARHFQLERQPRRPSGQARRKTTMTRALSPKALQLYRAMTSGGLALRERAGKETVGAVALDRSGTVAAGASTGGIDLMLPGRVGDTPIIGCGVYADNESGAVSMTGLGEGIVRLAVAKAICDRLERGTSPAMAARAVLRKLVARIDGAAGTLVIAPDGRFAIHHVTPRMAAGWWDGKGKPVVKDQF from the coding sequence TTGAAGCCCATCCGCCCCCTTCTTCTGGCGCATGGCGGCGCCGGCCTCCGCCGGATGACCGCTGTCCAAGCCGATTGCCTCACTGCCGCGCTCCAGATCGGCTATCACTGGCTGGATCACGGCGCCCCCGCGCTCACCGCTGTCGAACAGACGATTCGTGTGTTGGAACAGAGCGGCCTTTTCAATGCCGGCAGAGGCTCGCATCTGCAGCTTGACGGGGTGCGGCGCATGGATGCCTCGATCATGGAGGGGCGGGAGTTGCTGGCCGGAGCCGTGGCCTCGATCGAGGGGATTCTCCATCCGATTTCCGCGGCGCGTTTGGTGATGGAACAGACGCCTCACGTCCTGCTCGTCGGGAAGCCCGCATCGGCGTTCGCGAGACACTTCCAGCTGGAACGGCAGCCGCGCCGGCCATCCGGTCAGGCGCGGCGCAAGACGACGATGACGCGCGCCTTGTCTCCAAAAGCATTGCAGCTCTATCGCGCGATGACGTCCGGCGGCCTGGCGTTGCGCGAGCGCGCCGGAAAAGAAACGGTTGGAGCGGTGGCGCTCGACCGGTCCGGAACCGTGGCTGCCGGAGCCTCCACCGGGGGGATCGATCTGATGCTGCCGGGGCGCGTCGGCGATACCCCAATCATCGGCTGCGGCGTCTATGCCGACAATGAGAGCGGGGCCGTGTCCATGACCGGGCTGGGGGAAGGGATCGTCCGGCTCGCCGTCGCCAAGGCCATCTGCGATCGGTTGGAGCGAGGCACGAGTCCGGCCATGGCGGCTCGCGCCGTGCTTCGCAAGCTGGTGGCCAGAATCGATGGCGCTGCCGGGACGTTGGTCATCGCGCCGGACGGCCGCTTCGCCATCCATCACGTGACGCCCCGCATGGCGGCGGGCTGGTGGGACGGGAAGGGGAAGCCGGTGGTGAAAGATCAGTTTTAG
- a CDS encoding peptidyl-prolyl cis-trans isomerase yields MRHIRWVQRLSPPLLSGLLVLLWLTPTPPVRSAMQLEDRIVAVVNTDLIMLSDVKRELAPEQDRIRTQSQGDELAQRLKMAEYMALTKMIERRLQLQEAKNKGVDISDQEVKQAIQQMKQQGEKVDEADPLTARNVRDQLTLLRVVDREVRNNVMVGETEMKRYYKEHQDRFALPEEYTLSQILIQPRSADGAAEALEKARIALADLTRGEKFEDVAVRYSDGPNASRGGRLGLVRQGELMPAIERAIAPLVPGGISAIIETSEGFHLIRVDEKTPRQFRPFDEVKFEIQALVFQQKSEDVFQSWLVNLKNKAYIEIKFSPNP; encoded by the coding sequence GTGCGTCACATCCGATGGGTCCAGAGACTGTCTCCGCCCCTTCTCTCGGGACTGCTCGTTCTTCTCTGGCTCACGCCGACGCCCCCTGTCCGGTCTGCGATGCAGCTTGAGGACCGCATCGTGGCCGTCGTGAACACCGATCTCATCATGCTGTCGGACGTCAAACGGGAACTGGCCCCGGAGCAGGACCGCATTCGCACACAATCTCAGGGAGACGAATTGGCGCAACGGCTCAAGATGGCCGAATACATGGCCCTGACCAAGATGATCGAGCGGCGCCTGCAACTGCAGGAGGCGAAAAACAAAGGCGTGGACATCTCGGATCAAGAGGTCAAACAGGCCATCCAGCAAATGAAGCAGCAGGGGGAGAAAGTAGACGAGGCCGATCCGCTCACCGCTCGAAACGTCCGGGACCAGCTCACCCTCCTCCGTGTGGTCGACCGCGAAGTCCGCAATAACGTGATGGTGGGCGAAACGGAAATGAAGCGCTATTACAAAGAGCACCAGGACCGCTTTGCCCTCCCCGAGGAATACACGCTGAGCCAGATTCTGATTCAACCCCGCTCGGCCGACGGCGCGGCCGAAGCGCTGGAGAAAGCCCGCATCGCCCTGGCGGATCTCACACGCGGCGAGAAGTTCGAGGATGTCGCGGTGCGCTACTCGGATGGACCGAACGCCTCGCGGGGCGGACGGCTCGGGCTGGTGCGGCAAGGCGAGCTGATGCCCGCGATCGAGCGCGCGATCGCGCCGCTCGTGCCGGGCGGCATCTCCGCCATCATTGAAACCAGCGAGGGGTTTCACCTCATCCGCGTCGATGAGAAAACCCCCAGGCAGTTCCGGCCCTTTGACGAAGTGAAGTTTGAAATTCAGGCGCTGGTGTTTCAGCAGAAGAGCGAAGACGTCTTCCAGTCCTGGCTGGTGAATTTGAAAAACAAAGCCTACATCGAAATCAAGTTTTCGCCAAATCCCTGA